From a region of the Solirubrobacterales bacterium genome:
- a CDS encoding ABC transporter ATP-binding protein has translation MPEAKPSISAPPLPALLVDDVSKRFSLPADKVQTLKERALHPIRSRERNEFDALKNVSFHVEKGEFFGLVGRNGSGKSTLLKCIAGIYSPNDGAIYHDGSISSFIELGVGFNPELPAFDNVVLNATLLGLNVEQARDSFDDVMDFAELWEFENLKLKNYSSGMYVRLAFSVMLQIDADIMLIDEVLAVGDAAFQRKCFDQFGRMRDEGKTIVFVTHGMDAVKTFCDRAVLINRGDLVAIGSAEEISEKYTKLNEVSEEAA, from the coding sequence GTGCCCGAAGCCAAACCGTCAATTTCCGCACCGCCACTCCCGGCGCTCCTGGTCGACGACGTCTCCAAGCGTTTCTCGTTGCCGGCCGACAAGGTCCAGACGCTCAAGGAGCGCGCACTGCACCCGATCCGCAGCAGGGAGCGCAACGAGTTTGATGCGCTGAAGAACGTCAGCTTCCATGTCGAAAAGGGTGAGTTCTTCGGACTGGTCGGACGCAACGGGTCGGGCAAGAGCACTCTGCTCAAATGCATCGCCGGGATTTACTCGCCCAACGACGGTGCGATTTACCACGACGGGTCTATCAGTTCGTTCATCGAGCTCGGCGTCGGCTTCAACCCCGAGCTTCCAGCCTTTGACAACGTGGTGCTCAACGCCACGTTGCTCGGCCTGAACGTCGAGCAGGCGCGCGACAGCTTCGACGACGTTATGGACTTCGCCGAACTCTGGGAGTTCGAGAATCTAAAGCTCAAGAACTACTCGTCGGGCATGTACGTCCGCCTGGCCTTCAGCGTGATGCTCCAGATCGACGCAGACATCATGCTGATCGACGAAGTGCTCGCCGTCGGCGACGCGGCCTTCCAGAGAAAATGCTTCGACCAGTTCGGCCGTATGCGCGACGAGGGCAAGACGATCGTCTTCGTGACCCACGGAATGGACGCTGTGAAGACCTTTTGTGATCGCGCGGTACTGATCAACCGCGGTGACCTCGTGGCGATCGGAAGCGCAGAAGAGATCAGTGAGAAGTACACGAAGCTCAACGAGGTCAGCGAAGAAGCCGCATGA
- a CDS encoding ABC transporter permease, translating into MSAETASRSSPEVHDYSAGQLSALTERMPNRVAGPQALGGTARRFFALTWMLAYLDFKLKFFGSVLGYAWQLVKPLAMFGVLYFVFTEVVPLGEGVAYYGAVLLSGIVLFSFFSEASVGAITSVLNAEGLIRKISFPIMAIPLASVTSIFLTLFLNYGVVMVFALIAGVRPSVGWLQIIPLLFLLYLVTASVSVALSAYYVRFRDVKPIWEVIAQVLFYSSPVIYPISFVQERSETLATIMMCNPVATIIQQMRHAAIDPSAPSAVDVLGSWWLLAVPMGIVVLLMVFGYFSIKRLAPTVAEEM; encoded by the coding sequence ATGAGCGCCGAGACGGCATCACGCTCGTCGCCAGAGGTGCACGACTACTCGGCAGGCCAGCTCAGCGCGCTCACAGAGCGCATGCCCAACCGCGTTGCCGGGCCGCAGGCGCTTGGCGGGACTGCTCGACGCTTCTTCGCCCTCACGTGGATGCTTGCCTACCTCGACTTCAAGCTCAAGTTCTTCGGTTCGGTGCTCGGCTACGCGTGGCAGTTGGTCAAGCCGCTCGCAATGTTCGGAGTGCTCTACTTCGTGTTCACCGAAGTCGTGCCGTTGGGCGAAGGCGTGGCTTATTACGGCGCGGTCCTGCTCTCTGGCATCGTGCTTTTTTCGTTCTTCTCGGAGGCCTCGGTCGGCGCGATCACATCTGTGCTGAACGCCGAAGGCCTGATCCGCAAGATCAGTTTTCCGATCATGGCGATCCCGCTGGCGTCGGTCACCTCGATCTTCCTGACGCTGTTCCTCAATTACGGGGTGGTGATGGTCTTCGCGCTTATAGCTGGAGTGCGGCCGAGCGTCGGCTGGCTTCAGATCATCCCCCTGCTTTTTCTGCTCTACCTCGTGACGGCCTCGGTGTCGGTGGCCCTTTCCGCCTACTACGTGCGCTTCCGCGATGTCAAGCCGATCTGGGAAGTGATCGCCCAGGTGCTTTTCTATTCCAGCCCGGTGATTTATCCGATCAGCTTCGTCCAGGAGCGCAGCGAAACGCTGGCCACGATCATGATGTGCAACCCGGTGGCGACGATTATCCAGCAGATGCGGCACGCTGCGATCGACCCGTCGGCGCCAAGCGCCGTTGACGTTCTTGGCAGCTGGTGGCTGCTCGCCGTGCCGATGGGGATCGTCGTGCTTTTGATGGTGTTTGGCTACTTCTCGATCAAGCGCCTCGCGCCGACCGTCGCCGAAGAGATGTGA
- a CDS encoding SDR family NAD(P)-dependent oxidoreductase has protein sequence MELTGKTAIVTGANGGLGEAFVKALANKGATVYAGVRKPDTYRAPNKKITPIAIDLDSRESIDSSIAANPEAFAKADVLVNNAGALAVGLLEELKEDEIYNALQVNLAGLIHLTKAVLPGMVERDTGYIVNNASFSGYVYMPMASVYAASKAGVVAFSESLRRELDPTGVNVMHLITPGVDTGMLDATEDKYGDHFDTSGWDKIKPDEWAEKMIDAIKKDASVVQPSGKTRLAILASRGPGGLLDSAASRMFRR, from the coding sequence ATGGAGCTCACCGGTAAAACAGCAATCGTCACTGGCGCCAACGGCGGCCTCGGCGAAGCGTTCGTCAAAGCACTCGCGAACAAGGGCGCGACCGTTTACGCAGGCGTCCGCAAGCCGGACACGTACAGGGCCCCGAACAAGAAGATCACCCCCATCGCCATCGACCTCGACTCCAGGGAGTCGATCGATTCTTCCATCGCCGCCAATCCCGAAGCCTTCGCCAAAGCAGACGTCCTGGTGAATAATGCCGGCGCCCTCGCCGTCGGCCTCCTGGAAGAGCTCAAAGAAGACGAGATCTACAACGCCCTTCAAGTTAACCTCGCCGGCCTCATCCACCTCACCAAGGCAGTCCTCCCCGGGATGGTCGAACGCGACACCGGCTACATCGTCAACAACGCCAGCTTCAGCGGATACGTCTACATGCCAATGGCAAGCGTCTACGCGGCGAGCAAGGCCGGAGTCGTCGCGTTCAGCGAATCACTGCGCCGCGAGCTCGATCCGACCGGCGTCAACGTGATGCACCTGATCACCCCAGGCGTGGACACAGGGATGCTCGACGCGACCGAAGACAAGTACGGAGATCATTTCGACACTTCGGGCTGGGACAAGATCAAGCCCGACGAGTGGGCAGAGAAGATGATTGACGCGATCAAGAAGGACGCATCGGTCGTTCAGCCCAGCGGTAAGACCCGACTCGCGATCCTCGCCTCACGCGGCCCGGGCGGGCTGCTCGATTCGGCTGCTTCGCGGATGTTCCGCCGCTAG
- the rpsG gene encoding 30S ribosomal protein S7 → MPRRNAAKLREVQPDGVYNNRLVQQLINKVMLDGKKSTAERIVYGALDTLAQKSGKEPVEALEASIKAITPNVEVKSRRVGGASYQVPIEVPGRRARTLAIRWLVEASRDRREKTMQDRLAYELLDAQSDQGAAFKKKEDIFRMAQANRAFSHYRW, encoded by the coding sequence ATGCCACGCCGCAACGCCGCAAAACTCCGTGAGGTCCAGCCTGACGGTGTTTACAACAACCGCCTCGTCCAGCAACTGATCAACAAGGTCATGCTCGACGGCAAGAAGAGCACCGCCGAGCGCATCGTGTACGGCGCGCTCGACACACTCGCTCAGAAGAGCGGCAAAGAGCCGGTTGAGGCACTCGAGGCATCGATCAAGGCGATCACGCCGAACGTCGAGGTCAAGAGCCGCCGCGTCGGTGGCGCCAGCTACCAGGTGCCGATCGAGGTTCCCGGACGCCGCGCACGCACACTCGCCATCCGTTGGCTCGTAGAGGCCTCGCGCGACCGTCGCGAGAAGACCATGCAGGACCGCCTCGCCTATGAACTCCTTGACGCACAGTCAGACCAGGGCGCAGCGTTCAAGAAGAAGGAAGACATCTTCCGCATGGCGCAGGCAAACCGCGCATTCAGCCACTACCGCTGGTAG
- the tuf gene encoding elongation factor Tu produces the protein MAKETFSRDKTHVNVGTIGHVDHGKTTLTAAITTVLAESQGGEAKSFAEIDNAPEEKERGITIATSHVEYQTDARHYAHVDCPGHADYVKNMITGAAQMDGAILVVSAADGPMPQTREHILLARQVGVPYIVVFLNKADMVDDEELLELVEEEVRDLLKEYDFPGDDIPFITGSATQALDGDDDAKQKILDLAAALDSYIPDPVRDLEKPFLMPVEDVFSITGRGTVATGRIEQGVINTADEVEIVGITEKTDKTVITGVEMFRKILDRGEAGDNVGCLLRGTKREEIQRGQVLAKPGSITPHTKFKAQVYCLKKEEGGRHTPFFSGYRPQFYFRTTDVTGVANLPDGVEMVMPGDDVEMDIELIQPIAMDEQLRFAIREGGRTVGSGVVTAIVE, from the coding sequence GTGGCGAAGGAAACATTTAGTCGCGACAAGACACACGTCAACGTAGGAACGATTGGTCACGTCGACCATGGAAAGACCACGCTGACTGCCGCAATCACGACCGTTCTGGCAGAATCGCAGGGCGGCGAGGCGAAGTCATTCGCAGAGATCGACAACGCTCCGGAGGAGAAGGAGCGCGGTATTACGATCGCCACTTCTCACGTCGAATATCAGACCGACGCGCGCCACTACGCGCACGTCGACTGCCCCGGCCACGCCGACTACGTGAAGAACATGATCACGGGTGCGGCGCAGATGGACGGCGCAATCCTCGTGGTATCGGCCGCTGACGGTCCGATGCCGCAGACGCGTGAGCACATCCTGCTCGCCCGTCAGGTTGGCGTTCCGTACATCGTCGTGTTCCTGAACAAGGCCGACATGGTCGACGACGAAGAGCTCCTCGAGCTCGTCGAAGAAGAGGTCCGCGATCTCCTCAAGGAGTACGACTTCCCGGGCGACGACATTCCGTTCATCACCGGTTCTGCCACGCAGGCGCTCGACGGTGACGACGACGCCAAGCAGAAGATCCTCGATCTCGCTGCCGCGCTCGACTCATACATCCCGGACCCAGTCCGCGACCTTGAGAAGCCGTTCCTGATGCCGGTTGAGGATGTCTTCTCAATCACGGGTCGTGGAACCGTGGCCACCGGACGCATCGAGCAGGGTGTTATCAACACCGCCGACGAAGTCGAAATCGTCGGAATCACCGAGAAGACCGACAAGACGGTCATCACCGGTGTCGAGATGTTCCGCAAGATCCTTGACCGCGGCGAAGCTGGCGACAACGTCGGCTGCCTGCTGCGTGGTACCAAGCGTGAAGAGATCCAGCGCGGCCAGGTTCTGGCCAAGCCGGGCTCGATCACCCCGCACACCAAGTTCAAGGCGCAGGTCTACTGCCTGAAGAAAGAAGAGGGTGGACGTCACACCCCGTTCTTCTCCGGCTACCGCCCGCAGTTCTACTTCCGTACCACCGACGTGACCGGTGTCGCCAACCTTCCGGATGGTGTCGAGATGGTCATGCCGGGCGACGACGTCGAGATGGACATCGAGCTGATTCAGCCGATCGCCATGGACGAGCAGTTGCGCTTCGCAATCCGCGAGGGAGGCCGCACCGTCGGCTCCGGAGTGGTCACCGCGATCGTCGAATAG
- the rpsL gene encoding 30S ribosomal protein S12 translates to MPSINQLVRKGRKKPKKKVSTPGLKQIKGGQTKQSAPQRRGVCTRVYTTTPKKPNSALRKVARVRLTNQMEVTAYIPGEGHNLQEHSVVLVRGGRVKDLPGVRYKIIRGTLDTSGVTDRKQARSRYGVKVS, encoded by the coding sequence ATGCCAAGCATCAATCAGCTAGTTCGCAAGGGCCGCAAGAAGCCCAAGAAGAAGGTTTCCACTCCTGGTCTCAAGCAGATCAAGGGCGGTCAGACCAAGCAGAGCGCGCCTCAGCGCCGCGGAGTCTGCACGCGTGTGTACACGACCACCCCGAAGAAGCCGAACTCTGCGCTTCGCAAGGTCGCTCGCGTGCGCCTGACGAACCAGATGGAAGTCACGGCCTACATCCCCGGCGAAGGCCACAACCTCCAGGAGCACTCGGTAGTGCTCGTGCGTGGTGGCCGAGTCAAGGACTTGCCGGGTGTCCGCTACAAGATCATTCGTGGGACCCTGGACACCTCCGGTGTCACAGACCGCAAGCAGGCCCGTTCACGCTACGGCGTGAAGGTCAGCTAG
- the fusA gene encoding elongation factor G produces MPRKVSLEKTRNIGIMAHIDAGKTTTTERILYYTGRTHKIGEVHEGAATMDWMEQEQERGITITSAATTAFWADHRINIIDTPGHVDFTVEVERSLRVLDGAVAVFDSVAGVEPQSETVWRQADTYKVPRIAYVNKMDRTGAGFEMSVNTMIERLGANAIPIQLPIGSEAEFAGIIDLVTEKATIYKDDLGKDLEIIEIPDDLKDAAHAARTVLIEAIAEFDDELIETYLADEPLDEARVKAAIRAATLAMTMTPVLCGSSFKNKGVQPLLDAVIDYLPSPLEVPPITGHHPKTDDEETREASDEAPFSALAFKIATDPFVGKLVFFRVYSGTLTAGSKILNATTGKTERLGRILMMHANDREDVDEVYAGDIAAAVGAKEATTGDTFCLPEKPIILEKMEFPEPVIHVAIEPKTKSDQEKMGTALQALGQEDPTFRIRTDEETGQTIIGGMGELHLEVLVDRMMREFNVEATVGKPQVAYRETIRQEALKVKAKFVRQSGGRGQYGDVTINMFPNPGEGYEFEDKIKGGVIPGEYIPSVNAGIKEALENGIKAGYAMVDVRVELVDGSYHDVDSSEMAFKIAGSQAAQEAAKRAKPVLLEPVMKVEVVTPEDFLGDVIGDLSRRRGKVAGQEPRGNAMAVDATVPLSEMFGYATDVRSATQGRASYTMQFERYEEVPNNITAEIVETRTGKPVPA; encoded by the coding sequence ATGCCACGTAAAGTTTCACTAGAAAAGACCCGCAACATCGGGATCATGGCCCACATCGACGCCGGTAAAACGACGACGACTGAGCGCATCCTGTACTACACCGGCCGTACGCACAAGATCGGTGAAGTTCACGAAGGCGCCGCCACGATGGACTGGATGGAGCAGGAGCAAGAGCGCGGAATCACCATTACCTCCGCTGCAACGACTGCTTTCTGGGCCGATCACCGCATCAACATCATTGACACGCCGGGCCACGTCGACTTCACCGTCGAGGTCGAGCGTTCGCTTCGCGTTCTCGACGGCGCCGTAGCCGTCTTCGACTCCGTCGCAGGCGTCGAGCCGCAGTCCGAGACCGTCTGGCGCCAGGCCGACACCTACAAGGTGCCGCGCATCGCTTACGTGAACAAGATGGACCGCACCGGTGCGGGCTTCGAGATGTCGGTCAACACGATGATCGAGCGCCTCGGCGCAAACGCGATCCCGATTCAGCTGCCGATCGGCTCTGAGGCTGAGTTCGCAGGAATCATCGACCTCGTCACCGAGAAGGCAACGATTTACAAGGACGACCTCGGCAAGGACCTCGAAATCATCGAGATTCCGGACGACCTCAAGGACGCAGCCCACGCGGCGCGCACCGTCCTGATCGAAGCAATCGCAGAATTCGACGACGAGCTCATTGAGACATACCTCGCTGACGAGCCGCTCGACGAAGCCCGCGTCAAGGCCGCCATTCGCGCAGCGACGCTGGCAATGACGATGACCCCGGTCCTCTGTGGATCGAGCTTCAAGAACAAGGGCGTGCAGCCCCTGCTCGACGCGGTCATCGACTACCTGCCTTCACCGCTTGAAGTCCCGCCGATCACCGGTCACCACCCGAAGACCGACGATGAAGAGACGCGCGAAGCATCAGACGAAGCGCCGTTCTCGGCCCTCGCCTTCAAGATCGCGACCGACCCGTTCGTCGGAAAGCTCGTATTCTTCCGTGTCTACTCCGGAACGCTGACTGCCGGCTCAAAGATTCTCAACGCAACGACTGGCAAGACCGAGCGTCTTGGCCGCATCCTGATGATGCACGCCAACGACCGCGAGGACGTCGACGAGGTATACGCGGGCGACATCGCCGCGGCAGTCGGCGCAAAAGAAGCCACCACCGGTGACACCTTCTGCCTCCCCGAGAAGCCGATCATCCTCGAGAAGATGGAGTTCCCGGAGCCCGTCATCCACGTCGCGATCGAGCCGAAGACCAAGTCCGACCAGGAGAAGATGGGCACCGCCCTCCAGGCTCTCGGCCAGGAAGACCCGACTTTCCGCATCCGCACAGACGAAGAGACCGGCCAGACCATCATCGGTGGAATGGGCGAGCTGCACCTTGAGGTCCTCGTTGACCGCATGATGCGCGAGTTCAACGTCGAGGCCACGGTTGGCAAGCCGCAGGTTGCTTACCGCGAGACGATCCGCCAAGAGGCGCTGAAGGTCAAGGCCAAGTTCGTCCGCCAGTCAGGTGGACGCGGTCAGTACGGAGACGTCACGATCAACATGTTCCCGAACCCGGGCGAAGGCTACGAGTTCGAGGACAAGATCAAGGGTGGAGTCATCCCCGGCGAGTACATCCCGTCGGTCAACGCGGGAATCAAGGAAGCACTTGAGAACGGCATCAAGGCTGGATACGCCATGGTGGACGTTCGCGTAGAGCTCGTCGATGGTTCTTACCACGACGTGGACTCTTCGGAAATGGCCTTCAAGATCGCCGGCTCGCAGGCCGCACAGGAAGCCGCCAAGCGCGCCAAGCCTGTTCTGCTTGAGCCGGTCATGAAGGTCGAAGTCGTCACCCCGGAGGACTTCCTGGGAGACGTCATCGGCGACCTTTCACGTCGCCGCGGCAAGGTTGCAGGTCAGGAGCCGCGCGGCAACGCGATGGCCGTCGACGCAACGGTGCCGCTCTCAGAGATGTTCGGATACGCGACCGACGTCCGGTCGGCGACGCAGGGACGCGCCAGCTACACGATGCAGTTCGAGCGTTACGAGGAAGTCCCGAACAACATCACTGCGGAGATCGTTGAAACCCGCACCGGTAAGCCAGTCCCGGCGTAA
- a CDS encoding alpha-1,2-fucosyltransferase yields the protein MPVRLRRRSGWTTVRVISGLGNQLFQYATGRAVAERTNTRLRFDISYIGHEADRPYALGVFHIRAEVVDGEPRDLAFIQDHEAENAYALERFGATVVREEDPTNEVDKLLAAPANAFLAGYWQTGKYFEQYSSEIKRELRPRMTDAIRSGREQITAVDQSVAVHVRRGDLASDPGSAGRFGTLDGDYYRRAADLLIERRPDAKFFVFSDDPEWCRAELDLPGPSQIVSGANQPFEDLALISACNDAIIANSTFSWWGAWLGEKPDSLIVAPVAPYREQRLNERNSYPARWLLI from the coding sequence ATGCCTGTACGCCTGCGCCGCCGCAGCGGCTGGACCACCGTTCGAGTGATCAGCGGTCTGGGTAACCAACTCTTCCAGTACGCCACGGGACGGGCGGTGGCCGAACGCACCAACACGCGCCTACGCTTTGACATCTCCTACATCGGGCACGAAGCGGATCGGCCGTACGCGCTCGGCGTTTTCCACATTCGCGCCGAAGTGGTCGACGGTGAGCCCAGGGATCTCGCGTTCATCCAGGATCACGAGGCCGAAAACGCGTACGCCCTCGAGCGATTCGGCGCGACCGTGGTCCGCGAGGAGGATCCCACCAACGAAGTCGACAAGTTGCTCGCAGCGCCAGCCAACGCCTTCCTCGCTGGCTACTGGCAGACAGGCAAATATTTCGAGCAGTACTCAAGCGAGATCAAGCGAGAGCTGCGCCCGCGCATGACCGATGCGATCCGCTCGGGACGCGAGCAGATCACCGCCGTCGATCAGAGTGTCGCCGTGCATGTCCGGCGTGGTGACCTCGCAAGCGATCCAGGCTCCGCGGGCCGTTTCGGCACTCTCGACGGGGACTACTACCGGCGAGCGGCAGACCTTTTGATTGAGCGTCGCCCCGACGCCAAGTTCTTCGTCTTTTCCGACGATCCCGAATGGTGCCGAGCCGAACTCGACCTGCCGGGGCCGTCCCAGATCGTTTCCGGCGCCAACCAACCGTTCGAAGATCTCGCATTGATCTCGGCCTGCAACGACGCAATCATCGCCAACAGCACATTCTCGTGGTGGGGTGCGTGGCTGGGCGAGAAGCCCGACTCTTTGATCGTCGCACCGGTAGCGCCTTACAGGGAGCAGCGCCTCAACGAGCGCAACAGCTATCCCGCCCGCTGGCTGCTGATCTGA
- a CDS encoding glycosyltransferase — MRIAHATHSLDGSTGVQTYLVTVADEMQRTGHEVWLYSKDLGVAAEYAESLGLRVVGDADRLPNELDFVVPHSAVASHDLAAARPSTPQLFIAHGTYFDSYTPPQIDGAVSCVVTLWSQAAKRMEALATNIPVVTLSQPVDRTRFRDRAPIADRARRALILSNYLDGERRDRLERALDLAGLEWEHVGATGKGQSTRAEDAINRADIVLGKGRVAVEAMACGRAVYLYDMWGSDGWLTPENYDEYSFVGFGGHITPFDPTIEELAADLGNYSPTIGKWGSTITVKNHRLDEHVSRLIELGAEAAGDGARTGGVRGDAEELARLARQSWRHEGQAHVHSEHLKQQAQRIDALESELETLRGSKSWRLTAPLRRMRSSDG, encoded by the coding sequence ATGCGAATCGCCCATGCAACACACTCGCTCGACGGCAGCACGGGTGTGCAGACCTATCTCGTCACCGTCGCCGACGAGATGCAACGTACGGGACACGAAGTGTGGCTCTATTCCAAAGATCTCGGCGTCGCCGCGGAATATGCCGAGTCGCTTGGCCTGCGGGTCGTAGGCGACGCCGATCGGCTGCCGAACGAGCTCGACTTCGTCGTCCCGCATAGCGCCGTCGCGAGCCACGACCTGGCCGCCGCGCGGCCCAGCACGCCCCAACTGTTCATCGCCCACGGCACCTACTTCGACTCGTACACGCCGCCTCAGATTGACGGCGCCGTCTCGTGTGTGGTGACGCTCTGGAGCCAGGCGGCCAAACGCATGGAGGCGCTTGCAACCAACATTCCGGTCGTCACGCTCAGTCAGCCCGTCGACCGAACGCGGTTTCGCGATCGCGCCCCGATCGCAGATCGGGCCCGTCGAGCACTGATCCTCAGCAACTACCTTGACGGCGAGCGTCGCGATCGCCTCGAGCGCGCCCTGGACCTCGCTGGGTTGGAGTGGGAGCACGTTGGAGCGACCGGCAAAGGCCAGTCAACGCGCGCAGAAGACGCGATTAATCGCGCTGACATCGTTCTTGGCAAAGGGCGCGTCGCGGTCGAGGCGATGGCATGTGGTCGCGCGGTTTACCTCTACGACATGTGGGGATCCGATGGCTGGTTGACGCCGGAGAATTACGACGAGTACTCGTTCGTCGGCTTCGGCGGCCACATCACGCCATTCGATCCGACGATCGAGGAACTCGCGGCGGACCTCGGCAACTACTCGCCGACGATTGGCAAGTGGGGATCGACGATCACGGTCAAGAACCATCGCCTCGACGAGCACGTAAGTCGCTTGATTGAACTCGGCGCCGAGGCAGCTGGCGATGGCGCGCGGACAGGAGGAGTGCGCGGGGACGCGGAAGAACTCGCGCGGCTGGCGCGACAGAGCTGGCGGCATGAGGGTCAGGCCCACGTGCACAGCGAGCATCTGAAGCAGCAGGCGCAGCGAATTGATGCGCTTGAGAGCGAGCTCGAGACGCTCCGCGGTTCGAAGAGCTGGCGTCTGACCGCGCCGCTCCGTAGGATGCGTTCAAGCGACGGCTGA